The following proteins are co-located in the Fimbriiglobus ruber genome:
- a CDS encoding molybdopterin oxidoreductase family protein: MSILSRQPLTLARTEYALRTHCPYCAFQCGMILGDGDGRPEQVAGDPHFPVNNGQMCIKGWSSHTLLRHPRRLTKPLIRDKITDEYREADWDEALDLIADKLRTIRAESGANAVGAFGSGALTNEKAYLLGKFARLALGTAHIDYNGRYCMSSAAAGQNRAFGIDRGLPFPVADIERAEVIFLAGANVADTLPPIMQWFERQKKAGGRLIVSDPRRTMTARAADLFLQLTPGTDLALANGMLAVAIEEGLVDKSYVAERTIGFEAIRAIALQYHPARVERLTGIPEAQIRTAARWLATAKSAMILSARGAEQHSKGVDTVHSLINLALALGKVGKSYSGYGCLTGQGNGQGGREHGQKADQLPGYRLIEVDAHRAAVAKVWGVDPNVLPRKGRSAFELLDSLGPDGIRALVVMGSNVAVASPDADRIEKRLKALDFLVVLDAFHNETTAQAHVVLPVYQWAEEEGTLTNLEGRVIRRRVIARPPNGVRGDIDILRDLAARLGVGDKFDFYSPREVFDEFRRATAGGLADYSGITYEKIDANDGVFWPCPARSNVGPDAAPDSSDGEVYDHPGTPRLFADRFYHPDGRAKFFPVEHRAAGEEPDATFPISVVQNWRWS; the protein is encoded by the coding sequence GCTCGCCCGGACCGAGTACGCATTACGGACGCACTGTCCTTACTGTGCGTTCCAGTGCGGAATGATATTGGGTGATGGCGACGGGCGGCCCGAGCAGGTGGCCGGCGACCCACACTTCCCGGTCAATAACGGCCAGATGTGTATCAAGGGGTGGAGTTCTCACACCCTCCTGCGGCACCCGCGGCGACTCACCAAGCCTCTCATCCGCGACAAAATCACCGACGAGTATCGCGAGGCCGACTGGGACGAGGCACTCGATTTGATTGCGGACAAACTGAGGACGATCCGCGCGGAATCCGGGGCGAACGCGGTCGGGGCGTTCGGGTCGGGCGCTTTGACCAACGAAAAGGCCTACCTGCTGGGGAAGTTCGCCCGCCTCGCTCTCGGAACCGCCCACATCGATTACAACGGCCGTTACTGTATGTCGAGCGCGGCGGCGGGTCAGAACCGGGCGTTCGGCATCGACCGCGGGCTGCCGTTCCCGGTCGCCGATATCGAACGCGCCGAGGTCATTTTCCTGGCCGGGGCCAACGTCGCCGACACCCTGCCGCCGATCATGCAGTGGTTCGAGCGGCAGAAGAAGGCGGGCGGCCGGTTGATCGTGTCCGACCCGCGGCGCACGATGACCGCGCGGGCGGCCGACCTGTTCCTCCAACTCACGCCGGGGACCGATCTCGCGCTGGCCAACGGGATGCTCGCCGTCGCCATCGAAGAAGGATTGGTCGACAAGTCTTACGTCGCGGAACGGACGATCGGGTTCGAGGCCATTCGCGCGATCGCCCTCCAGTACCATCCCGCCCGGGTCGAACGTCTGACCGGCATCCCGGAAGCCCAGATCCGCACGGCAGCCCGTTGGCTCGCGACCGCCAAGTCCGCGATGATCTTGTCGGCACGGGGGGCGGAGCAGCACAGTAAGGGCGTGGACACGGTCCACTCACTCATCAACCTCGCCCTCGCGTTGGGCAAGGTCGGTAAGTCTTACAGTGGGTACGGATGCCTGACGGGGCAGGGGAACGGTCAGGGCGGCCGCGAGCACGGACAGAAGGCGGACCAGCTCCCGGGCTACCGGCTGATCGAGGTCGACGCGCACCGGGCGGCCGTCGCGAAGGTCTGGGGCGTCGACCCCAACGTCCTCCCGCGTAAGGGTCGCAGCGCCTTTGAATTACTCGACTCATTGGGGCCGGATGGTATCCGCGCGTTGGTCGTGATGGGGTCCAACGTCGCGGTGGCATCGCCCGACGCCGACCGCATCGAGAAGCGACTGAAGGCACTCGATTTCCTGGTCGTACTCGACGCCTTTCACAACGAAACGACGGCCCAGGCACACGTCGTCCTGCCCGTTTATCAGTGGGCGGAGGAAGAGGGGACGCTCACGAACCTGGAAGGGCGGGTGATCCGCCGCCGCGTGATCGCCCGCCCCCCGAACGGCGTCCGCGGCGACATCGACATCCTCCGCGACCTGGCCGCCCGACTCGGCGTCGGCGACAAGTTCGATTTTTACAGCCCCCGGGAAGTGTTCGACGAATTCCGCCGCGCGACGGCCGGCGGCCTCGCAGATTATAGCGGCATTACTTACGAGAAGATCGACGCGAACGACGGCGTCTTCTGGCCGTGTCCGGCCCGGTCCAACGTCGGACCTGACGCAGCCCCCGACTCTAGCGACGGCGAAGTCTACGACCACCCCGGCACGCCCCGCCTGTTTGCCGACCGCTTCTACCACCCGGACGGCCGCGCGAAATTTTTCCCCGTCGAACATCGCGCCGCGGGCGAGGAACCGGACGCCACGTTTCCGATTTCAGTAGTTCAAAATTGGAGGTGGTCTTGA
- a CDS encoding transposase gives MRSAKKPKLCSRQIQDRAAELISPIFRPSSSRKCSAPVLLQVVLTAAANIISLFGACLRLGTISDQTARSELKSRLPKQRKPLEAKLNHALREPLPPNTRRRSRDLAIDYHEIPYHGHGPKNHVRGNKPRSGTTTFFTYATACLIHHGHRYTLAYTWVRAEDSTVEVLQRLLTEVGNSGVRIRKLLLDRGFFSVAVMQFLQERNCPFLMPVVMRGRKPRRGKKSTGWRMFRRKPAGWYRHTHRHKGEEVTVRVCVSYKSYRHHRTNKRRAKTLVFASWRVSGAPRDVRDAYRTRFGIESSYRQLGQARIRTSTRNPILRSFFVGLALLLRNLWVWFQALWFGEDRHPRVQAASKRFQFRWMLAVLAQGNNDNETLSDTRT, from the coding sequence ATGCGTTCTGCCAAGAAGCCTAAACTGTGTTCCCGGCAAATTCAAGATCGGGCTGCGGAACTGATCTCTCCGATCTTCAGACCATCGAGTTCGCGCAAATGTTCTGCGCCGGTTCTGCTCCAGGTCGTGTTGACGGCTGCGGCCAACATCATCTCGTTGTTCGGGGCCTGCCTTCGTCTGGGTACGATCTCCGATCAGACGGCGCGCAGCGAATTGAAGTCGCGTCTGCCCAAACAGCGCAAGCCGCTCGAAGCCAAGCTGAACCACGCCTTGCGCGAACCGCTGCCGCCGAACACGCGCCGCCGGTCTCGGGATCTGGCGATCGATTACCACGAAATTCCGTATCACGGACACGGTCCCAAGAATCACGTCCGGGGCAACAAGCCACGCTCGGGGACGACCACGTTTTTTACCTACGCCACCGCCTGTCTGATTCATCATGGGCACAGGTATACCCTGGCGTACACGTGGGTCCGGGCGGAAGACTCGACGGTCGAGGTTCTGCAACGACTCCTGACCGAGGTCGGGAACAGCGGCGTGAGGATTCGCAAACTGCTTCTGGATCGGGGGTTTTTCAGCGTCGCCGTGATGCAGTTTCTCCAGGAGCGCAACTGTCCCTTCCTGATGCCCGTGGTGATGCGCGGGCGGAAGCCGCGTCGCGGGAAGAAGTCCACGGGATGGCGGATGTTCCGGCGCAAGCCCGCCGGCTGGTATCGTCACACGCACCGTCACAAGGGTGAGGAGGTGACCGTGAGGGTCTGTGTGAGTTACAAGAGCTACCGCCACCACCGGACGAACAAGCGGCGGGCCAAGACGTTGGTATTCGCCAGCTGGCGTGTGTCGGGTGCACCGAGGGACGTGCGTGACGCGTATCGCACACGGTTCGGGATCGAAAGCAGCTATCGGCAACTCGGTCAGGCGCGAATCCGGACCAGTACCCGGAACCCGATCCTGCGATCGTTCTTCGTGGGTCTGGCCCTGTTGCTGCGAAACCTTTGGGTGTGGTTTCAGGCGCTCTGGTTCGGGGAGGACAGGCACCCGCGAGTGCAAGCGGCATCGAAACGATTCCAGTTCAGGTGGATGTTGGCCGTACTTGCTCAAGGAAATAACGACAACGAAACGCTTTCTGATACGCGAACATAA
- a CDS encoding molybdopterin dinucleotide binding domain-containing protein: MNYWIYFTTGRYKEHYNSGAQTRMVERLNASRPRPRLQVHPRLARRHGIATGSVVVLESRRSKAEFEAELTVDIRPDTVFAPFHWGGKQAANKLTNPALDPTSRMPEFKYAAVRVAGVRGSSFAADERR; this comes from the coding sequence TTGAACTACTGGATTTACTTCACCACCGGCCGGTACAAGGAACACTACAACTCCGGCGCACAGACGCGAATGGTCGAGCGGCTAAACGCCTCCCGCCCGCGACCGCGGCTCCAGGTTCACCCCAGGCTAGCCCGGCGACACGGCATCGCGACTGGGTCCGTCGTCGTACTGGAAAGCCGCCGGTCGAAGGCCGAATTCGAGGCGGAATTGACGGTCGACATTCGCCCGGACACGGTGTTCGCCCCGTTCCATTGGGGCGGTAAGCAAGCAGCGAACAAGCTGACCAACCCGGCCCTCGACCCGACGAGCCGGATGCCCGAGTTCAAGTATGCTGCCGTGCGCGTAGCCGGGGTAAGAGGAAGCAGTTTCGCCGCAGATGAACGCAGATAA
- a CDS encoding FAD-dependent oxidoreductase, producing MKKRLAIIGNRMATGRLLDELSRRNAGRMYAITVFGEEPHGCYNRILLGRVLSGGTTDEITLKSPAWYAQNDVTLESGVRVEKVDTVARQLVTTDSETHSYDAVVFATGSAAFIPKIDGLRLAEGTVKPGVFVFRTVADCTAMRAYAHPAASAVVVGGGLLGLEAAKSLCDLGLHVTVLQNSDTLMNAQLDKLGGDMLRRAIEKMGIYVRTGVSTQEVIGDDKATAVRLSDGSVFPAELVVLACGIAPRTEVAKAANVPVKRAIVVNDRMSTAIPGVYAVGECAEHDGKVYGLVEPIWDQCGVLADVLTAANPRARYTGSKVYARLKVVGVEVASMGLTESERDTDEVIQVIEDRKGIYRKLIVRDGKLAGAMLVGSAEAAPVLIQLYDRGDPLPPNRLDVLASPGGGLSGPEAAGPEVCNCHHVTEGALVEAIKGGCTTLPMLSECTKAGTGCGSCRGQLANLLLKHAPRAEAVGANGVAH from the coding sequence ATGAAGAAGCGCCTCGCAATCATCGGCAACAGAATGGCCACCGGCCGGCTGCTCGACGAATTGAGCCGCCGGAACGCGGGGCGGATGTACGCCATCACCGTGTTCGGCGAGGAACCGCACGGGTGTTACAACCGCATCCTGCTCGGCCGCGTTCTGTCCGGGGGTACGACCGACGAGATCACCCTGAAATCGCCCGCGTGGTACGCCCAAAACGATGTCACCCTGGAGTCGGGCGTTAGGGTCGAGAAGGTAGACACGGTTGCCCGGCAACTCGTTACCACTGACAGTGAGACACACTCTTACGACGCGGTTGTGTTCGCCACCGGGTCCGCGGCATTTATCCCGAAAATCGACGGACTGAGATTGGCCGAAGGAACCGTGAAGCCGGGCGTGTTCGTCTTCCGCACCGTGGCGGACTGTACCGCCATGCGGGCTTACGCCCACCCGGCGGCGAGTGCGGTGGTAGTGGGTGGCGGGCTCCTGGGTCTGGAAGCCGCCAAGTCGCTATGCGATCTCGGGCTTCACGTCACAGTCCTGCAGAACTCCGACACGCTGATGAACGCGCAACTCGACAAACTCGGCGGCGACATGCTCCGGCGGGCGATCGAGAAGATGGGGATCTACGTGCGGACCGGCGTGTCGACGCAAGAGGTCATTGGGGACGACAAGGCGACCGCCGTCCGCCTCAGCGACGGCTCGGTCTTCCCCGCCGAACTCGTCGTCCTGGCGTGCGGGATCGCCCCGCGGACCGAGGTCGCGAAGGCGGCGAACGTGCCGGTCAAGCGGGCCATCGTCGTCAACGACCGCATGTCGACCGCCATCCCCGGCGTCTATGCGGTCGGCGAGTGCGCCGAACACGACGGCAAGGTGTACGGTTTGGTCGAGCCGATCTGGGACCAGTGTGGGGTACTCGCGGATGTCCTGACTGCGGCCAACCCGCGGGCGCGGTACACCGGGTCGAAGGTCTACGCCCGGCTCAAGGTCGTCGGCGTCGAGGTCGCGAGCATGGGCCTGACCGAGTCCGAGCGGGACACGGACGAAGTGATTCAGGTGATCGAAGACCGTAAGGGGATCTACCGCAAACTGATCGTCCGCGACGGCAAACTCGCTGGGGCCATGCTCGTCGGCAGCGCCGAGGCCGCCCCGGTGTTGATCCAACTCTACGACCGCGGTGACCCCCTCCCACCCAACCGGCTCGACGTGTTGGCCTCCCCGGGCGGTGGGCTGAGCGGCCCGGAAGCCGCGGGGCCGGAGGTGTGCAACTGCCACCACGTCACGGAGGGCGCACTTGTCGAAGCCATCAAAGGCGGTTGTACGACTCTCCCCATGCTTTCTGAATGCACCAAGGCCGGGACCGGCTGCGGCTCGTGCCGCGGCCAACTCGCGAACCTGCTTCTGAAACACGCGCCCCGTGCCGAAGCCGTCGGCGCGAACGGCGTGGCACACTGA
- a CDS encoding MFS transporter translates to MSTAVSPDEPAGPRQRVLWVSTIVFTMLFAVWLMLGVLGLEMKKDAVLMLGAEAAETLAPEAKKAAIESRFEWLLATAILSGAIFRLTFGIWADKYGGRTMMVLLLLVSAVPTYLIGQATSYAELLACAALFGLAGNSFTVGIAWNSAWFPDRSKGTALGVFGAGNVGASGTKILVILVPSVLTLVPVAGYAGGWIPGGWRFVPTMYAALLVLAAIATLVLTPKTDRKPGRGRTLTEMLAPLKYMRVWRFGLYYVVVFGAYVALSAWLPNYYKTNYFADRPAQEAVQLAALMTAAYIFPAGLLRPLGGWLSDLYGPRVVTYAVFIVMTLATIPLCLPSSVLRLDVWSFTALMFVVGVGMGIGKASVYKYVPNYFPNDVGAVGGLVGALGALGGFFLPPMFGMLGRTTGSPQAAFYALLGLTVGSLVWLHVVVLRLKAASRAAATGTTDAAANREPVGALSGV, encoded by the coding sequence ATGTCTACCGCTGTCAGCCCCGATGAGCCGGCCGGCCCGCGCCAGCGCGTGCTGTGGGTGTCCACGATCGTGTTCACGATGTTGTTCGCCGTCTGGCTGATGTTGGGCGTCCTCGGGCTCGAAATGAAGAAAGACGCCGTGCTCATGCTCGGCGCGGAGGCCGCGGAGACGCTCGCCCCGGAGGCCAAGAAGGCCGCCATCGAGTCGCGGTTCGAATGGCTCCTCGCGACGGCCATTCTGTCCGGTGCGATCTTCCGACTGACGTTCGGCATCTGGGCCGACAAGTACGGCGGGCGGACCATGATGGTTCTTCTCTTGCTGGTGTCAGCCGTCCCGACGTACCTGATCGGGCAGGCGACGAGTTACGCCGAGCTGCTCGCGTGTGCCGCCCTGTTCGGGCTGGCCGGGAACTCGTTCACCGTCGGGATCGCGTGGAATTCGGCGTGGTTCCCGGATCGGTCGAAGGGGACCGCCCTCGGGGTGTTCGGGGCCGGTAACGTTGGGGCGTCCGGGACGAAGATTCTCGTAATTCTGGTGCCGTCGGTGCTGACACTCGTTCCCGTCGCCGGGTACGCGGGCGGGTGGATTCCCGGCGGCTGGCGGTTCGTTCCCACGATGTACGCCGCCCTGCTCGTGTTGGCCGCCATCGCGACCCTGGTGCTGACGCCGAAGACCGATCGTAAGCCGGGTCGGGGCCGCACGCTGACCGAAATGCTGGCTCCGTTGAAATACATGCGCGTCTGGCGGTTCGGCCTGTACTACGTCGTCGTGTTCGGGGCTTACGTCGCGCTATCCGCGTGGCTGCCGAACTACTACAAGACAAACTATTTCGCCGACAGGCCTGCCCAGGAAGCCGTCCAACTCGCGGCCCTGATGACCGCGGCCTACATCTTCCCGGCCGGTCTGCTCCGCCCCCTCGGTGGCTGGCTGTCCGACCTGTACGGCCCGCGCGTCGTGACGTACGCCGTGTTCATCGTCATGACGCTCGCGACGATCCCGCTTTGTCTTCCGTCGAGCGTGTTGCGTCTGGACGTCTGGTCGTTCACGGCTCTGATGTTCGTCGTCGGCGTCGGCATGGGAATCGGAAAGGCGAGTGTCTACAAGTACGTCCCGAACTATTTCCCGAACGACGTTGGCGCGGTGGGCGGACTCGTCGGCGCCTTGGGCGCGTTGGGCGGGTTCTTCCTCCCGCCGATGTTCGGCATGTTGGGGCGAACCACCGGTTCCCCCCAGGCCGCTTTCTACGCCCTCCTGGGGCTGACGGTTGGCAGCCTGGTATGGTTGCACGTCGTCGTGCTGCGCCTGAAAGCGGCTAGCCGGGCAGCGGCGACCGGGACGACAGACGCGGCGGCCAACCGCGAGCCGGTCGGTGCGCTGAGTGGGGTGTGA
- a CDS encoding sigma factor-like helix-turn-helix DNA-binding protein: MSETTRLVFLMRVEGELSFADVAAALDTTEEAARWHMHQARTKLQKRLGARDRADLA, from the coding sequence TTGAGCGAGACGACGCGGCTCGTGTTTTTGATGCGCGTCGAGGGCGAACTGTCGTTCGCGGACGTAGCCGCCGCCCTGGACACCACGGAAGAAGCTGCCCGGTGGCACATGCACCAGGCGCGGACGAAACTGCAAAAACGGCTCGGTGCTCGCGACCGGGCGGATTTGGCTTGA
- a CDS encoding RNA polymerase sigma factor, whose product MPPTDHDPLNDSPGRVSFADVVREHWVTVFRCVYHMTGNTHDAEELTQETFLRAMNSWPKFEAGPNPRAWVLRIARNAYTDLYRRKQKVRFVSLPEHPTFAAADATHAAELADESALVRAVLGN is encoded by the coding sequence GTGCCCCCGACCGATCACGATCCCCTGAACGATTCTCCCGGCCGTGTTTCCTTCGCCGATGTCGTGCGGGAACACTGGGTCACGGTGTTCCGCTGCGTCTACCACATGACCGGCAACACCCACGACGCCGAGGAATTGACCCAGGAAACGTTTTTGCGGGCCATGAACAGCTGGCCCAAGTTTGAAGCCGGCCCGAACCCGCGGGCGTGGGTGCTGCGGATCGCCAGAAACGCCTACACGGATCTTTACCGGCGGAAACAGAAGGTGCGTTTCGTGTCGCTGCCGGAACACCCGACCTTTGCCGCGGCGGACGCAACACACGCCGCGGAACTGGCGGACGAATCGGCCCTCGTACGGGCTGTTCTGGGGAATTGA
- a CDS encoding DUF1549 domain-containing protein — protein sequence MRSKQPQAGDRGKPWKVWLAIAFLAVTCFAWLTILAVARPGSKGRHEGEKFVDAGHNHLALPPLTESPREQEAGGMASMGSAMGAGDDPDEEPEPMSASTAPLGNDPPIDDLVQKESTKWETEGKGGVLSPIPVTATGPREPAAVATEIDRAINARLKTAGLTPAPRADDAEFLRRAYLDIVGCIPPLAKTKSFLADTSPGKRAKLIDDLLADHEAGVNFAHYWQELLVKRDPDNNKAIQTREVFVKWMTGQFNQNHPWDHTVKSMLTAQGDQALAGETFFVLANAENGQPAANKMVGTAAALFLGNQLMCAECHVHPNVPQWTQQDFWGLAAFFGKTRATRAGAAKNPNDAVARISDVAAAPKAKGKKAVVGTLPDGSIPIPDPRNDGKTIGSAKAKLFGVSATTPSTSVNRPYAADWFVSASNPYFPRAAANRVWSLYFARGLINPLDDIRPDSRATHAEVLHLLAEELIVSKFDLKHLMRCICATEAYQRSSRPGAGNAADEELYSHMPVKVIPPRALLASLAVATDNRFQAPKDDVLDKRGNGEQGLAFFDAREYDESAAEYSYGVPHFLRLMNTQLPPACDAAAKSMGTGPRAQVIEQLYLRTLARRPTAQEAAKMTAFVGRQTDPVKGYSAALWVLLTSAEFVCNH from the coding sequence ATGCGCTCCAAACAACCACAAGCTGGTGATCGCGGAAAGCCGTGGAAAGTCTGGCTGGCGATCGCTTTCCTTGCGGTCACGTGCTTCGCGTGGCTGACCATCCTGGCGGTCGCCCGTCCCGGCTCAAAAGGTCGGCACGAGGGCGAGAAGTTCGTCGACGCGGGGCACAATCACCTCGCCCTCCCTCCTTTGACCGAATCACCCCGCGAGCAAGAAGCGGGTGGGATGGCGTCAATGGGATCGGCGATGGGGGCCGGGGACGACCCCGACGAGGAGCCCGAACCCATGTCGGCATCGACTGCCCCACTCGGGAACGATCCGCCGATTGACGATCTGGTCCAGAAGGAATCGACGAAATGGGAAACGGAGGGGAAGGGCGGGGTGCTTTCGCCCATTCCAGTCACGGCCACCGGGCCGCGCGAACCGGCCGCTGTGGCGACCGAGATCGACCGGGCGATCAACGCCCGTCTGAAGACGGCTGGATTGACACCGGCTCCCCGCGCGGACGATGCCGAATTCCTCCGCCGGGCGTACCTGGACATTGTCGGGTGCATCCCACCCCTGGCCAAGACCAAGTCGTTCCTCGCGGACACGTCGCCGGGCAAGCGGGCCAAACTCATCGACGACCTGCTGGCCGACCACGAGGCCGGCGTGAATTTCGCCCACTACTGGCAGGAATTGCTCGTCAAGCGTGACCCGGACAACAACAAGGCGATCCAGACCCGCGAAGTCTTCGTCAAATGGATGACCGGGCAGTTCAACCAGAACCACCCCTGGGACCACACGGTCAAGTCGATGCTGACGGCCCAGGGAGATCAAGCACTGGCAGGCGAAACGTTCTTCGTGCTGGCTAACGCGGAAAACGGCCAGCCGGCCGCGAACAAGATGGTCGGCACGGCCGCCGCGCTGTTCCTCGGGAACCAGCTCATGTGCGCCGAGTGCCACGTTCACCCGAACGTGCCGCAGTGGACCCAGCAGGATTTCTGGGGGCTGGCTGCATTCTTCGGCAAAACCCGCGCGACCCGCGCCGGTGCGGCCAAAAACCCGAACGATGCCGTCGCTCGGATTAGCGACGTCGCTGCCGCCCCCAAGGCCAAGGGCAAGAAAGCCGTCGTCGGGACGCTGCCCGATGGTTCGATCCCGATTCCCGATCCGCGGAACGACGGTAAAACGATCGGCTCGGCCAAGGCGAAGCTTTTCGGAGTCTCCGCGACAACTCCTTCCACGTCTGTCAACCGGCCTTACGCGGCCGACTGGTTCGTATCGGCGAGCAATCCGTACTTTCCTCGTGCGGCCGCGAACCGGGTCTGGTCGCTTTACTTTGCACGCGGGCTGATCAACCCGCTGGACGACATCCGCCCCGACAGCCGGGCGACACACGCGGAGGTGTTGCATCTGCTCGCCGAAGAATTGATCGTCTCGAAGTTCGATCTGAAACACCTGATGCGATGCATTTGTGCGACCGAGGCGTATCAACGATCCAGTCGCCCGGGGGCAGGTAACGCGGCGGACGAAGAGTTGTACAGCCACATGCCGGTCAAGGTCATCCCGCCCCGGGCACTTCTCGCCTCGCTGGCCGTGGCGACGGACAACCGTTTCCAGGCCCCGAAGGACGACGTACTCGATAAACGGGGCAACGGCGAGCAAGGGCTGGCGTTCTTCGACGCCCGCGAGTACGACGAGAGCGCGGCCGAATACTCCTACGGGGTGCCGCACTTCCTCCGGCTGATGAACACGCAACTTCCCCCCGCGTGTGACGCGGCGGCCAAATCGATGGGGACCGGCCCGCGGGCACAAGTTATCGAGCAGCTCTACCTGCGGACGCTGGCCCGTCGGCCGACTGCGCAGGAGGCGGCCAAGATGACTGCGTTCGTCGGCCGCCAGACGGATCCGGTCAAAGGCTATTCCGCCGCGCTCTGGGTGTTGCTCACCAGCGCGGAATTCGTTTGCAACCACTGA
- a CDS encoding DUF1501 domain-containing protein, whose product MFGFGTRNGGVTRRDALRLSAAGFTGACGAPWFHALAAHASGETMAPQRPKSCILIWLIGGPPQSLTFDIKGHSAIKPIATAAADVRISEHMSKTARVMQDVTLLRGMRTADSNHGTARYLMHTGFRKGQNGVTHPVLGSIVAHDLGDMAHDLPTFVSVGSPQFGGYGPGHLGPKYAPSRVDSTAGGLSDLKPTGSLAEFDARAGLRSELNSTFAEDHMSKAAQAHQITLGQAARLMHSPKTKAFDVSTEPATLRDAYGRGQLGQSCLLARRLIESGVQFVEVRHSGWDVHKDTVNKTKKLSEEFDPAFATLVTDLKQRGRLNDTLVICMGEFGRNPANGSNHFSRAWTTVLAGGGLKNGRAIGDTGASGGTVEARPITPGDFMATVCTALGIDPKKEWTASNGRPLDKVSKGAEPVRELF is encoded by the coding sequence ATGTTCGGCTTCGGTACTCGGAACGGCGGTGTGACCCGCCGCGACGCCCTCAGACTGTCCGCCGCCGGCTTCACCGGGGCGTGCGGTGCCCCCTGGTTCCACGCCCTCGCCGCCCACGCATCGGGTGAAACGATGGCGCCCCAGCGGCCGAAGAGCTGCATCCTGATCTGGCTGATCGGCGGACCGCCGCAATCGCTCACGTTCGACATCAAGGGCCACAGCGCGATCAAGCCGATCGCGACCGCCGCCGCGGACGTGCGCATCAGCGAACACATGTCGAAGACGGCCCGGGTCATGCAAGACGTGACCTTGCTGCGCGGCATGCGGACCGCGGACTCGAACCACGGGACCGCCCGCTACCTCATGCACACCGGGTTTCGCAAGGGGCAGAACGGCGTCACCCACCCGGTCCTCGGCTCGATCGTCGCCCACGATCTCGGCGACATGGCCCACGACCTACCGACGTTCGTGTCTGTCGGCAGTCCACAGTTCGGCGGCTACGGGCCGGGCCACCTCGGGCCGAAGTACGCCCCTTCCCGAGTGGACAGCACGGCCGGCGGTCTGAGCGACTTGAAGCCGACGGGGTCATTGGCCGAATTCGACGCCCGGGCCGGGCTCCGGTCCGAACTCAATTCGACGTTTGCCGAAGACCACATGTCAAAGGCTGCCCAGGCTCACCAAATTACGCTCGGCCAGGCCGCCCGGTTGATGCACTCGCCCAAAACGAAGGCGTTCGACGTGTCGACCGAGCCGGCTACCCTCCGCGACGCCTACGGCCGCGGGCAACTCGGGCAGTCGTGCCTGCTGGCCCGCCGACTGATCGAGTCCGGGGTTCAGTTCGTGGAAGTCCGCCACAGCGGGTGGGACGTTCACAAGGACACCGTGAACAAGACGAAAAAGCTGAGTGAGGAGTTCGATCCCGCGTTCGCCACGCTCGTCACCGACCTCAAACAGCGCGGCCGGCTGAACGACACCCTGGTCATTTGCATGGGCGAGTTCGGCCGCAATCCGGCGAACGGGTCGAACCACTTCTCCCGTGCGTGGACGACGGTGCTGGCCGGCGGCGGGCTCAAGAACGGGCGGGCGATCGGCGACACCGGTGCGAGCGGCGGGACGGTCGAGGCGCGGCCGATCACTCCCGGCGATTTCATGGCCACCGTTTGCACCGCTCTGGGGATCGATCCCAAGAAAGAGTGGACGGCGAGTAACGGACGCCCGCTCGATAAAGTCTCGAAAGGTGCCGAGCCCGTTCGCGAACTGTTTTAG
- a CDS encoding response regulator transcription factor — MRILVVEDEPELLSVVARALREDGYAVDEAADGADGLYKATAWEYDAIVLDLMLPKVDGWSILAGLRKVRKSPVLLLTARDAVADRVRGLDGGADDYLVKPFALVELLARVRSLIRRAAGQPAPVIVVGDVTIDTGAKRVARDGQNVVLTAREYAIVELLARHRGAVVTRTRIYEHIFDESDDSLSNLVEVHVSNVRKKLGKEFIATRRGLGYVIDG; from the coding sequence ATGCGCATACTCGTAGTTGAAGACGAACCGGAACTGTTGTCGGTCGTCGCCCGCGCGCTCCGCGAGGACGGGTACGCGGTCGACGAAGCCGCCGACGGCGCAGACGGCTTGTACAAGGCGACGGCCTGGGAATACGACGCGATCGTACTCGATTTGATGCTCCCCAAAGTCGACGGCTGGTCGATCCTCGCGGGCTTGCGCAAGGTCCGCAAATCGCCGGTTTTACTACTCACCGCCCGCGACGCGGTGGCCGACCGGGTGCGGGGTCTGGACGGCGGGGCCGATGATTATCTGGTCAAGCCGTTCGCCCTGGTCGAATTGCTCGCCCGCGTTCGCTCGCTCATCCGCCGGGCCGCCGGCCAACCGGCCCCGGTGATCGTCGTCGGGGACGTGACCATCGACACCGGGGCGAAACGGGTCGCCCGGGACGGACAGAATGTGGTGCTGACCGCCCGGGAATACGCGATCGTCGAGTTGCTCGCCCGGCACCGCGGGGCCGTTGTTACCAGGACGCGGATTTACGAACACATTTTTGACGAATCCGACGACTCGCTCTCGAATCTGGTCGAAGTTCATGTGTCCAACGTGCGCAAGAAGCTCGGCAAGGAGTTCATCGCCACGCGCCGCGGGCTGGGGTACGTGATCGATGGGTAA